In the Nothobranchius furzeri strain GRZ-AD chromosome 15, NfurGRZ-RIMD1, whole genome shotgun sequence genome, one interval contains:
- the lemd1 gene encoding LEM domain-containing protein 1 isoform X4, whose translation MPLTEEPVRPLKVSHHVQQPPAASRKKGDLQQQLKHIHLSQAAGFSSDEDDPEQDGADPKEAERLDPSDLTDDALRVTLLKYGVKPGPVVASTRALYERKLRTLLQPSGPEELNEAEIGILYSDSEGEEEKDERHEDKASGSEQDDREAAEMSDQTKPPSSKVSPGDLLVQEGDFVYSQCFLVSPRLRADPSRNKEPRSKWSSKNALKPPERTRTLCSQIPAGISKTSSTRLRTGLPPGPQSVTSSHCSSPEAFSITQMVKEQMEIRRSLSASSDKEFNSRSMLEQSPRSCRLKDEFRPVDRQLYHTPWSSPRRQETKAFHSFQLPREPVQDVLKDLFPNTRTIPTGLYAAPRRPIKGAAGRPVQLAYPDPPVSPTTQERLEVQHRLVPAYIQILVFFTVVCVLYFIYVNVGDRNPGLALLESLNQWSEGEEGV comes from the exons ATGCCGCTCACCGAGGAGCCGGTTCGTCCTCTGAAAGTGTCCCACCACGTGCAGCAGCCTCCTGCAGCCAGCAGGAAGAAGGGCgatctgcagcagcagctgaaGCACATTCATCTGAGTCAGGCTGCAGGTTTCTCCAGCGATGAAGACGATCCAGAGCAGGATGGAGCA GATCCAAAAGAGGCAGAACGGCTTGACCCAAGTGACCTGACTGACGACGCTCTCAGGGTTACTCTGCTTAAATATGGAGTTAAACCAGGACCCGTTGTAG CGTCCACCAGGGCCCTGTATGAGAGGAAGCTCCGGACGCTGCTTCAGCCATCTGGGCCGGAGGAGCTAAATGAAGCTGAGATTGGGATTCTGTACTCGGATAGTGAAGGTGAAGAAGAAAAAGATGAGAGGCATGAGGACAAAGCATCAG GTTCAGAACAAGATGACCGGGAAGCGGCGGAAATGTCGGATCAAACCAAACCACCAAGCAGCAAGGTAAGTCCG GGAGATTTGCTCGTTCAAGAGGGCGACTTTGTTTACTCGCAGTGTTTTCTAGTGTCGCCGAGGCTG CGTGCTGATCCTTCCAGAAACAAAGAACCTAGATCCAAGTGGAGTTCCAAGAATGCTTTAAAACCACCAGAGCGGACTCGGACTCTCTGCTCACAGATTCCTGCAGGGATTAGTAAAACGTCCTCCACAAGATTAAGAACTGGG CTGCCACCTGGACCTCAGTCAGTCACATCCAGTCACTGTTCGTCACCCGAGGCCTTCAGCATCACTCAGATGGTCAAGG AGCAGATGGAAATTCGACGCTCGCTCTCTGCGAGTTCAGACAAAGAGTTCAACAGCAGAAGTATGCTGGAGCAGAGCCCGCGGTCCTGCAGG CTTAAAGACGAGTTCAGACCCGTGGACCGGCAGCTGTACCACACCCCCTGGAGTTCACCTCGTCGACAGGAAACAAAG GCTTTTCATTCCTTCCAGCTTCCTCGGGAACCCGTACAAGATGTTTTGAAAGATCTCTTCCCAAACACCAGAACCATACCCACGGGGCTCTA CGCTGCTCCTCGGAGACCCATCAAGGGTGCAGCTGGGAGACCCGTCCAGTTGGCCTACCCTGACCCGCCTGTCAGTCCCACCACCCAGGAGAGGCTGGAGGTGCAGCACCGACTGGTTCCAGCCTACATACAGATTCTGGTGTTCTTCACGGTTGTGTGCGTCCTGTACTTCATATATGTAAATGTAGGGGACCGCAACCCCGGTTTGGCTTTGCTGGAAAGTCTGAACCAGTGGTCCGAGGGTGAGGAGGGAGTTTAA
- the lemd1 gene encoding LEM domain-containing protein 1 isoform X13, translated as MPLTEEPVRPLKVSHHVQQPPAASRKKGDLQQQLKHIHLSQAAGFSSDEDDPEQDGAVSGSDPKEAERLDPSDLTDDALRVTLLKYGVKPGPVVASTRALYERKLRTLLQPSGPEELNEAEIGILYSDSEGSEQDDREAAEMSDQTKPPSSKQMEIRRSLSASSDKEFNSRSMLEQSPRSCRLKDEFRPVDRQLYHTPWSSPRRQETKAFHSFQLPREPVQDVLKDLFPNTRTIPTGLYAAPRRPIKGAAGRPVQLAYPDPPVSPTTQERLEVQHRLVPAYIQILVFFTVVCVLYFIYVNVGDRNPGLALLESLNQWSEGEEGV; from the exons ATGCCGCTCACCGAGGAGCCGGTTCGTCCTCTGAAAGTGTCCCACCACGTGCAGCAGCCTCCTGCAGCCAGCAGGAAGAAGGGCgatctgcagcagcagctgaaGCACATTCATCTGAGTCAGGCTGCAGGTTTCTCCAGCGATGAAGACGATCCAGAGCAGGATGGAGCAGTGAGTGGATCG GATCCAAAAGAGGCAGAACGGCTTGACCCAAGTGACCTGACTGACGACGCTCTCAGGGTTACTCTGCTTAAATATGGAGTTAAACCAGGACCCGTTGTAG CGTCCACCAGGGCCCTGTATGAGAGGAAGCTCCGGACGCTGCTTCAGCCATCTGGGCCGGAGGAGCTAAATGAAGCTGAGATTGGGATTCTGTACTCGGATAGTGAAG GTTCAGAACAAGATGACCGGGAAGCGGCGGAAATGTCGGATCAAACCAAACCACCAAGCAGCAAG CAGATGGAAATTCGACGCTCGCTCTCTGCGAGTTCAGACAAAGAGTTCAACAGCAGAAGTATGCTGGAGCAGAGCCCGCGGTCCTGCAGG CTTAAAGACGAGTTCAGACCCGTGGACCGGCAGCTGTACCACACCCCCTGGAGTTCACCTCGTCGACAGGAAACAAAG GCTTTTCATTCCTTCCAGCTTCCTCGGGAACCCGTACAAGATGTTTTGAAAGATCTCTTCCCAAACACCAGAACCATACCCACGGGGCTCTA CGCTGCTCCTCGGAGACCCATCAAGGGTGCAGCTGGGAGACCCGTCCAGTTGGCCTACCCTGACCCGCCTGTCAGTCCCACCACCCAGGAGAGGCTGGAGGTGCAGCACCGACTGGTTCCAGCCTACATACAGATTCTGGTGTTCTTCACGGTTGTGTGCGTCCTGTACTTCATATATGTAAATGTAGGGGACCGCAACCCCGGTTTGGCTTTGCTGGAAAGTCTGAACCAGTGGTCCGAGGGTGAGGAGGGAGTTTAA
- the lemd1 gene encoding LEM domain-containing protein 1 isoform X7 — protein sequence MPLTEEPVRPLKVSHHVQQPPAASRKKGDLQQQLKHIHLSQAAGFSSDEDDPEQDGAVSGSDPKEAERLDPSDLTDDALRVTLLKYGVKPGPVVASTRALYERKLRTLLQPSGPEELNEAEIGILYSDSEGSEQDDREAAEMSDQTKPPSSKGDLLVQEGDFVYSQCFLVSPRLRADPSRNKEPRSKWSSKNALKPPERTRTLCSQIPAGISKTSSTRLRTGLPPGPQSVTSSHCSSPEAFSITQMVKEQMEIRRSLSASSDKEFNSRSMLEQSPRSCRLKDEFRPVDRQLYHTPWSSPRRQETKAFHSFQLPREPVQDVLKDLFPNTRTIPTGLYAAPRRPIKGAAGRPVQLAYPDPPVSPTTQERLEVQHRLVPAYIQILVFFTVVCVLYFIYVNVGDRNPGLALLESLNQWSEGEEGV from the exons ATGCCGCTCACCGAGGAGCCGGTTCGTCCTCTGAAAGTGTCCCACCACGTGCAGCAGCCTCCTGCAGCCAGCAGGAAGAAGGGCgatctgcagcagcagctgaaGCACATTCATCTGAGTCAGGCTGCAGGTTTCTCCAGCGATGAAGACGATCCAGAGCAGGATGGAGCAGTGAGTGGATCG GATCCAAAAGAGGCAGAACGGCTTGACCCAAGTGACCTGACTGACGACGCTCTCAGGGTTACTCTGCTTAAATATGGAGTTAAACCAGGACCCGTTGTAG CGTCCACCAGGGCCCTGTATGAGAGGAAGCTCCGGACGCTGCTTCAGCCATCTGGGCCGGAGGAGCTAAATGAAGCTGAGATTGGGATTCTGTACTCGGATAGTGAAG GTTCAGAACAAGATGACCGGGAAGCGGCGGAAATGTCGGATCAAACCAAACCACCAAGCAGCAAG GGAGATTTGCTCGTTCAAGAGGGCGACTTTGTTTACTCGCAGTGTTTTCTAGTGTCGCCGAGGCTG CGTGCTGATCCTTCCAGAAACAAAGAACCTAGATCCAAGTGGAGTTCCAAGAATGCTTTAAAACCACCAGAGCGGACTCGGACTCTCTGCTCACAGATTCCTGCAGGGATTAGTAAAACGTCCTCCACAAGATTAAGAACTGGG CTGCCACCTGGACCTCAGTCAGTCACATCCAGTCACTGTTCGTCACCCGAGGCCTTCAGCATCACTCAGATGGTCAAGG AGCAGATGGAAATTCGACGCTCGCTCTCTGCGAGTTCAGACAAAGAGTTCAACAGCAGAAGTATGCTGGAGCAGAGCCCGCGGTCCTGCAGG CTTAAAGACGAGTTCAGACCCGTGGACCGGCAGCTGTACCACACCCCCTGGAGTTCACCTCGTCGACAGGAAACAAAG GCTTTTCATTCCTTCCAGCTTCCTCGGGAACCCGTACAAGATGTTTTGAAAGATCTCTTCCCAAACACCAGAACCATACCCACGGGGCTCTA CGCTGCTCCTCGGAGACCCATCAAGGGTGCAGCTGGGAGACCCGTCCAGTTGGCCTACCCTGACCCGCCTGTCAGTCCCACCACCCAGGAGAGGCTGGAGGTGCAGCACCGACTGGTTCCAGCCTACATACAGATTCTGGTGTTCTTCACGGTTGTGTGCGTCCTGTACTTCATATATGTAAATGTAGGGGACCGCAACCCCGGTTTGGCTTTGCTGGAAAGTCTGAACCAGTGGTCCGAGGGTGAGGAGGGAGTTTAA
- the lemd1 gene encoding LEM domain-containing protein 1 isoform X9: protein MPLTEEPVRPLKVSHHVQQPPAASRKKGDLQQQLKHIHLSQAAGFSSDEDDPEQDGAVSGSDPKEAERLDPSDLTDDALRVTLLKYGVKPGPVVASTRALYERKLRTLLQPSGPEELNEAEIGILYSDSEGSEQDDREAAEMSDQTKPPSSKRADPSRNKEPRSKWSSKNALKPPERTRTLCSQIPAGISKTSSTRLRTGLPPGPQSVTSSHCSSPEAFSITQMVKEQMEIRRSLSASSDKEFNSRSMLEQSPRSCRLKDEFRPVDRQLYHTPWSSPRRQETKAFHSFQLPREPVQDVLKDLFPNTRTIPTGLYAAPRRPIKGAAGRPVQLAYPDPPVSPTTQERLEVQHRLVPAYIQILVFFTVVCVLYFIYVNVGDRNPGLALLESLNQWSEGEEGV, encoded by the exons ATGCCGCTCACCGAGGAGCCGGTTCGTCCTCTGAAAGTGTCCCACCACGTGCAGCAGCCTCCTGCAGCCAGCAGGAAGAAGGGCgatctgcagcagcagctgaaGCACATTCATCTGAGTCAGGCTGCAGGTTTCTCCAGCGATGAAGACGATCCAGAGCAGGATGGAGCAGTGAGTGGATCG GATCCAAAAGAGGCAGAACGGCTTGACCCAAGTGACCTGACTGACGACGCTCTCAGGGTTACTCTGCTTAAATATGGAGTTAAACCAGGACCCGTTGTAG CGTCCACCAGGGCCCTGTATGAGAGGAAGCTCCGGACGCTGCTTCAGCCATCTGGGCCGGAGGAGCTAAATGAAGCTGAGATTGGGATTCTGTACTCGGATAGTGAAG GTTCAGAACAAGATGACCGGGAAGCGGCGGAAATGTCGGATCAAACCAAACCACCAAGCAGCAAG CGTGCTGATCCTTCCAGAAACAAAGAACCTAGATCCAAGTGGAGTTCCAAGAATGCTTTAAAACCACCAGAGCGGACTCGGACTCTCTGCTCACAGATTCCTGCAGGGATTAGTAAAACGTCCTCCACAAGATTAAGAACTGGG CTGCCACCTGGACCTCAGTCAGTCACATCCAGTCACTGTTCGTCACCCGAGGCCTTCAGCATCACTCAGATGGTCAAGG AGCAGATGGAAATTCGACGCTCGCTCTCTGCGAGTTCAGACAAAGAGTTCAACAGCAGAAGTATGCTGGAGCAGAGCCCGCGGTCCTGCAGG CTTAAAGACGAGTTCAGACCCGTGGACCGGCAGCTGTACCACACCCCCTGGAGTTCACCTCGTCGACAGGAAACAAAG GCTTTTCATTCCTTCCAGCTTCCTCGGGAACCCGTACAAGATGTTTTGAAAGATCTCTTCCCAAACACCAGAACCATACCCACGGGGCTCTA CGCTGCTCCTCGGAGACCCATCAAGGGTGCAGCTGGGAGACCCGTCCAGTTGGCCTACCCTGACCCGCCTGTCAGTCCCACCACCCAGGAGAGGCTGGAGGTGCAGCACCGACTGGTTCCAGCCTACATACAGATTCTGGTGTTCTTCACGGTTGTGTGCGTCCTGTACTTCATATATGTAAATGTAGGGGACCGCAACCCCGGTTTGGCTTTGCTGGAAAGTCTGAACCAGTGGTCCGAGGGTGAGGAGGGAGTTTAA
- the lemd1 gene encoding LEM domain-containing protein 1 isoform X6 gives MPLTEEPVRPLKVSHHVQQPPAASRKKGDLQQQLKHIHLSQAAGFSSDEDDPEQDGAVSGSDPKEAERLDPSDLTDDALRVTLLKYGVKPGPVVASTRALYERKLRTLLQPSGPEELNEAEIGILYSDSEGSEQDDREAAEMSDQTKPPSSKVSPGDLLVQEGDFVYSQCFLVSPRLRADPSRNKEPRSKWSSKNALKPPERTRTLCSQIPAGISKTSSTRLRTGLPPGPQSVTSSHCSSPEAFSITQMVKEQMEIRRSLSASSDKEFNSRSMLEQSPRSCRLKDEFRPVDRQLYHTPWSSPRRQETKAFHSFQLPREPVQDVLKDLFPNTRTIPTGLYAAPRRPIKGAAGRPVQLAYPDPPVSPTTQERLEVQHRLVPAYIQILVFFTVVCVLYFIYVNVGDRNPGLALLESLNQWSEGEEGV, from the exons ATGCCGCTCACCGAGGAGCCGGTTCGTCCTCTGAAAGTGTCCCACCACGTGCAGCAGCCTCCTGCAGCCAGCAGGAAGAAGGGCgatctgcagcagcagctgaaGCACATTCATCTGAGTCAGGCTGCAGGTTTCTCCAGCGATGAAGACGATCCAGAGCAGGATGGAGCAGTGAGTGGATCG GATCCAAAAGAGGCAGAACGGCTTGACCCAAGTGACCTGACTGACGACGCTCTCAGGGTTACTCTGCTTAAATATGGAGTTAAACCAGGACCCGTTGTAG CGTCCACCAGGGCCCTGTATGAGAGGAAGCTCCGGACGCTGCTTCAGCCATCTGGGCCGGAGGAGCTAAATGAAGCTGAGATTGGGATTCTGTACTCGGATAGTGAAG GTTCAGAACAAGATGACCGGGAAGCGGCGGAAATGTCGGATCAAACCAAACCACCAAGCAGCAAGGTAAGTCCG GGAGATTTGCTCGTTCAAGAGGGCGACTTTGTTTACTCGCAGTGTTTTCTAGTGTCGCCGAGGCTG CGTGCTGATCCTTCCAGAAACAAAGAACCTAGATCCAAGTGGAGTTCCAAGAATGCTTTAAAACCACCAGAGCGGACTCGGACTCTCTGCTCACAGATTCCTGCAGGGATTAGTAAAACGTCCTCCACAAGATTAAGAACTGGG CTGCCACCTGGACCTCAGTCAGTCACATCCAGTCACTGTTCGTCACCCGAGGCCTTCAGCATCACTCAGATGGTCAAGG AGCAGATGGAAATTCGACGCTCGCTCTCTGCGAGTTCAGACAAAGAGTTCAACAGCAGAAGTATGCTGGAGCAGAGCCCGCGGTCCTGCAGG CTTAAAGACGAGTTCAGACCCGTGGACCGGCAGCTGTACCACACCCCCTGGAGTTCACCTCGTCGACAGGAAACAAAG GCTTTTCATTCCTTCCAGCTTCCTCGGGAACCCGTACAAGATGTTTTGAAAGATCTCTTCCCAAACACCAGAACCATACCCACGGGGCTCTA CGCTGCTCCTCGGAGACCCATCAAGGGTGCAGCTGGGAGACCCGTCCAGTTGGCCTACCCTGACCCGCCTGTCAGTCCCACCACCCAGGAGAGGCTGGAGGTGCAGCACCGACTGGTTCCAGCCTACATACAGATTCTGGTGTTCTTCACGGTTGTGTGCGTCCTGTACTTCATATATGTAAATGTAGGGGACCGCAACCCCGGTTTGGCTTTGCTGGAAAGTCTGAACCAGTGGTCCGAGGGTGAGGAGGGAGTTTAA